The Erythrobacter sp. genome segment TGAGGCGGTGCAGAAGCTTGCATCGATTTACGCGGCAATGGCAGCGGTGAATATCTCAACCGGTGCCGGCGCGATCGAGCGGAGCGCGGTTGGCGAGATCATCAAGACGAGCGAATGGCCTCACAAGATTGCCCAGTACCACCGCGATTTGGAAGTGCCGGCCGATGTCGCCGCGGTGCTCCGTCGCCTAGATGGCAAGAGTGAAGCACTCAAGCTCAGGTTCGTGGAGACCGTGTCCATGCCCTGAGGCCCAGGTTGCCGGGCAACTGTTTGTCCTTTCGGGTGCCCGGCGGGGGCCGACTGCAGGGATCGCAGTCGGCCCCCTTTTCTTGGAGAAGAGTCAGGCTGGCCAAGCGACCTTGGGGAACTCGGCTCGCAAAGCCTCGATTTCGTCCATAACGCTCGTCAGAGAAGGCATGGAAGGGTTGCTCGTGGGACGAGCGGACACATCCCAATTCGCCTCCTCGGGGCCAGCATTTGCGATGGGCCTCGGTTCATCAAGCACCAGATTTCGCCATCGTGCCGCCATGGCCCGAAGCTTCCCGATCAACTCTTCAGGGCTGATGGATTGATGCACGTTGCTCTCCTGTCGCTGTGAAATTGTCGCCCATGAAGACTGGAACTTCTATCTATCGGTAATCCCCGCATAGGCGTCAGGGTGGAAAAAAGCGGTCTCGATGCGCTTTGGCCGCCAGAATTCCCCCGGTAGGACCCGCGTTTTCTGCCACGCCGACCGCATTCAGGCTCGGGCGATCCGGCGCTGCGGTGAACTGCTCAAGCAGTTCGACGGGAGGCAGGAAAACGCAAAACAAAAGGGCGGTGGCGACCGTTTGTTCCCGACCCGCTCCGAAGCCGCCGCCGATGCCGGTATGTCCCAAAGACAAGTCAAAACCGCCGTCCGCGTTGCCAACGTCCCTGCCGAAAGTGACGGTGGGGTCACTTTTGCTCCGACACTCAGGATTCGCCCATCCCGATAGGTCCAAGACTGTCAGGAACTGTTGTTAATCCCTATCCCGCTCGCTGGCAGGGAGAGAGCATTTGCCGCCGTTGTGAGGGGTCAGATCATGCCGGATGCAGCGTGGACCAGCGCGACGGTGGATGCGCCGATACCAAGCAGCAGGACGAGGCAGGAGCCTTGCGGCACAGCATCCGCCGGGCCACCCGCCAGCCTGACCATCTCGCGCACTACATTGGTCGCCTTCGCATTGGCCTCATCGAACAGGTTCATCGCCACGACCTGCCCGCCCTGCACATTCTGCTTGCCGTGGCCCGTCACCTTGAAGCGGTACGGGGCAGTCTCATCCCAAGAGATTGTGCCCGAGACGCCTGACCATGAGCCCATGGTTACGCCAGTGGTGAAAGTCGCTGTGCGCATGATGAAATCATCACCACGGTTTACCGGGCACAGGCAGATGCGCTGGAAATCGAAAGCGCCGCCAAGCGTCGGCTTGCCGATGAATATGACGCGGCGCAGGAGCGGGGGGAGGTCAAGGCTGCGAACAACGCCAAAACCACTTCCAATACAGAAGCGGTTTCCGTCGCCGACATTGGCCTTTCGCACAAAGAAATCCACGAGGCCCGCCAGATACGGGACGCGGAAGCCGCCGATCCGGGCGTTGTCCGCCGCACTCCCCGCATTTGACCATTGCCATAATCTGCCCCCCATCTTGATTCGTCCATACTGCAACGGGGGGAGATCATCGCCAATCGAAATCGCGGGAAATTCGCCAATGGTGTCGGCCTGATTGCTATCTGATTGCTGCCTGTAAACTCGAGAACATTCGCGATCTTCGCAGCCGCATAAGTATCTGAAAACGTGGTGAGCCCGACAGGATTCGAACCTGTGACCCGCTGATTAAAAGTCAGCTGCTCTACCTACTGAGCTACGGGCCCCCACGGGGCGGACCTATCGTCCGCGCGTCCACCTAGGGTTGCCGGGTTTGCCGGTCAAGCCGGATCGCCGGAACCGCTGATGGTGCTTCCGGGCCATGCTGGCTTGACGATGAAACAGGGTAGCAGATATGTTGGCTTCGATAGCGCTACCATAAGGCGCAAAGCAGGGGAGAATCGAAGATGCGGGGCAATCGTTTCATGGCATTGGCGCCGGTCATGCTGGCGCTGAGCGTTCCGACCGTGGCGCAGGAAGCCCAGCCTGCCGCCGCCGAAGCGCCGCGCAATACGCCGGGCCTGCCGGACGAACTTGTGGGGATCGACGAGGTGCTGACAGGTGGTCTGCTCAACGATCCCACCAGCATCGCCTGGGAGACCTATGGCGCGAACCTGGCCAGCGAGCTGATAACGGATGAAACCTACCCCGGTGGCGGCGCGGCGCTGCGGATTACCATGCGGCAGGCGGGGCAGGTCTACGATGGCGGGCTCAACATTCCGCTGCTGGTTCCGATACCGAGTGGAGAGCGGGTAACGATCGGATTCCTCGCGCGCACCATTGCCAGCGATGCCGCCGATGGCAGGGGCCGGATTGGCGTGCGTTTCCAGCAGAACCGCGCGCCCTATCCGGGCTTTGGCGATACGGTTCTGGCGGTCGGGCCGGAATGGGGCTTTTTTGAAGTGACTGCAGTGGCCGATCAAAGCTTTGCCAGCGATGCGATTGTCGCGATCCAGTTCGGGCTGGCGGCGCAGACGGTGGAAGTGGGCCAGGCCATCGTGGTGAGCGGGACCAGTACGATTAGCGACTGACCTGCGTCTTGCGCAGGCGGGCACGCAACTGGCGCAGCGACAGATTGCTCACCGGATCGCGCCAATCTGCGGCAATGGCGACGGCGGGACGGAGCACGAAGTCGCGCTGGCGGAACAGCGGATGCGGGATCGCCAGATCGGGCGCGGCGAAAATACCGCCGCTCCACAGCACGATATCCAGATCGAGTACCCGCGAACGCCACCTTTGCCCGCGCCGCTCCCGGCCCATAGCTGCCTCGGCCTCGTGCAGGCCGTCGAGCAGGCTCAGCGGTTCGAGCCGACTGGCCAAAACCAGCGCGGCATTGGCATAACGCCGCTGCGAGGGGCCGACCGGGGCGCTGTCGATCACCGGGGAACGCGCCACAACAGTGCCCAGCGTACCATCGAGCAGTTCGATTGCCGTTTCCACCACCGCGCGCGGATGGCCGAACAGGGGGTGACGCTGGTTGCTGCCGAGCGCGATGAGGTAGGTGCTGTCCGCCGCTGCTACGCCGCGTCCGCGCTCGCTAGCCGTCACGCTCAAATGTCTTCCGCGATGCGCCCGTAAAGCTGCGGACGGCGGTCGCGGAAGAAGCCCCAGCTCGCCCGGTGCTTGCGCCCGGCTTCAAGGTCGAGGCTCGCCACCAGCACGCCGCTCTCCTCTGCTCCGTATTCGGCGATCAGGTCCCCCCATTCGTCGGCGATGAAGCTGTGGCCGTAGAAGCGGTTGCCTGCTTCCTGCGATCCCTCGTGGCCAATCCGGTTGGCGGCGACCACCGGCATGCAATTGCTCACCGCGTGGCCGATCATCGCGCGGCGCCACATCCGGCTGGTATCCATTTCCGCGTCCTTGGGTTCGGAACCGATTGCGGTGGGATAGAACAGCACCTGTGCGCCCTTCAGCGCCATGCAGCGCGCGGTTTCCGGGTACCACTGGTCCCAGCAGATGCCGACCCCGATCCGCGCGCCGAAGAAATCCCAAACCTTGAACCCGTCGTTGCCGGGGCGGAAGTAGAACTTCTCCTCGTAACCCGGCCCGTCGGGAATATGGCTCTTGCGGTAGGTGCCCATGATCTCGCCATCGAGACCGATCATTGCCATCGTGTTGTAGTAGTGATGCCCGTCGCGCTCGAAGAAACTGGTTGGGATCGCCACGCCCAACCCCTTTGCCAGCGCCTGCATCGCGATCACCGAGGGATGCTCCGCCGTCGGCCGCGCCAGCGCGAAGAACTCGTCCTTCTCCTCGCGGCAGAAGTAGGGGCCGGAGAACAGCTCGGGCGGCAGGATCACCTGCGCACCTTTGCCCGCCGCCTCTTCCACCAGAGCGGAAACGGCGGCGATGTTCTCCGCCTCGTCCTCGGACCCGAGGGCAAGCTGGAGCGCGGCGACGGCAAGCGTGGTCATTCTTCGTGGTGCCTTACTGGCGTTTGCGGAACAGCAGCGTCATCCGGTCGCTCTCGCCGATCGCAAGGTAGCGATCACGGTCGGCCTCCCCCTGCGACAGCGTCGGCGGCAATGTCCAGACGCCGCCTTCCCAATCCGCCGTATCGGCAGGATTGGCGTTCACTTCGGAGCTGTCGACCAGTTCGAAGCCGTTCAGTTCGAACAGCCGGATCACGTCAGACTGGCGCAGGTAACCGCGCGAGCCATTGGCGCGGGCGTAAGCCTCGTCCTCCGGCGCACGGTGCTGCACCACACCGACCATGCCATCGTCCGCAAGCAGCGTGCGGATGGCGCGCAGTTCCTCGTCCGCGACATTGTTGTTGAGCAGGCCGTGGAGAGAGCGGAACACCAGTACCCGGTCGACCGTGCCCGCCACGTCTTCGGGGATCGCAGTGCTTTCGATCGCCAGTGGCGAACCGTATCCGGCCATGTCGCCTTCCGCGAGAGCCGCGAGCCAACGCTGCGGCCAGGTCGTGCCGTCCTCCGCCGCCAGGCGACCGCGCTGGAAGGCAACGTAGGAGCCTTCGGGCGCGAGGTAGGGCACCAGCACGCGGGTGTACCAGCCGCCGCCGGGGCTGTATTCGGCCACGCGCATGGTGGGCTCGACGCGGAAGAACTCCAGCGTCTCGATCGGATTGCGATACCGGTCGCGCGCCCGCTCTTCCGCACGGCGCGGATGCAGCAGGATATCGTTGAGATTGTTGGCGCGCTCGGCGGCACCATCCTGCCCGGCAGCGTGCGATCCGTGATTGTGGGCCAGAGCCGGACTCGCCAGCGAAAGGGCGGCCACGGCAAGAAGGGGGGTAAGGCGCATCGGTATCTCCCTGAATTTCGTCTGCTGTGTAACTAATGCATGGCGGTTGGATGACAAGCGGGCTTTAGGCCCCCATCTTCGCCGCAAAGGAGATTAGACGATGAGCGAGACTGTAATCGTGGCCGGCGGCTGCTTCTGGTGCACCGAGGCGGTGTTCAAGGATGTGGTCGGGGTCGAGAGCGTCGAAAGCGGCTATATCGGCGGCAGCGTGGCTTCCCCGACCTACAAGCAGGTGTGCAGCGGCACCACCGGCCATGCAGAGGGTGTGAAGGTGACGTTCGATCCGGCGCAGGTGAGCCTGCCCGAAGTGTTCGACATGTTCATGGGTACACACGATCCCAGCCAGCTGAACCGGCAGGGCAACGACGTGGGCACACAATACCGCAGCGCGATCTTCCCGCTGTCCGACGACCAGCGCGCCGAGGCGGAGGCGGCGATTACGCGCTGGAACCAGAGCCATCCCGGCACTGCGGCCGTCACCACGATCGAATGCGGAGAGTGGTATCCGGCGGAGGACTACCATCAGGAGTACTGGGAAGGCGAAGGCCAGCGCAATCCCTACTGCCTGGCGGTCATTCCGCCCAAGCTGATGAAGCTGCGGAAAAGCTTTGCAGGGAAAGTGAAGAGCGGCTGATTGGGTTTCCTCCTATCGCCTAAATCCTGAGTCCCCGCGCAGGCGGGGACCTGTCCGATCTGGCATGAGGTCCCCGCCTTCGCGGGGACTCGAAAGGTTCAAGCCACCCAACGCGCGACGAAGAACCCGTCCAGCCCGCCCGCCTCATTAAGCATCCCCGGATCGGTGCGGAGCCAGCCTTCGGCCGTCGGCAGCAATCCGGCGGGGAGTTCGTCGGCGCGGATCGGATCGGGAGATAGCTCACACAGCGCGGCTACGTCCTCGCCCTCCGCGCGTTCGAGCGAGCAGGTGGCGTAGACCAGCCGCCCACCGGGGCTGAGCCAGTTGACGGCACGATCCAGTAATTGTCGCTGCAATTCGGCCATCGCGGCGATCTGCCGGTCGCCGATGCGGTGGAGCACGTCCGGGTTGCGGCGGCAGGTGCCGGTGGCGGTGCACGGAGCATCGAGCAGCACCGCGTCAAACTGCGCTTCCGGGTGCCACCCCATTGCATCGGCTTCGATAATCTCGGCCGCCAGCCCGGTGCGGGCGAGGTTCTGCCGTAAGCGTTCCAGACGGCGGGAGGAATTGTCGAGCGCGGTGACCTGCCAGCCCATACTCGCCAGTTGCAGCGTCTTGCCGCCCGGCGCAGCGCAGAGATCGAGCACCCGCCCTTTTCCCTTTGGCCCCTCGCCCGCCCCCAGCAAGCGCGCCGGTAGCGAGGCGGCGAGATCCTGCACCCACCAGGCGCCCTCGTCGAACCCGGCCAGCTTCTCCACCGAGGTGCCACGCGGCAGGCGGCGGTGGCGCGGGGCTAGGCTCTCGCCTTCGAGCCCCTCAACCTCACTATCGCTGCGGAGCGAAAGGTCGAGCGGCGGTGGTTCTGCAAGCCCGGCAGCGATCGCTTCCGCCCGCTCGCCCCAGCGCGCGGCGACGGCTTCGGGCAGGCTCGGCACCGGGGGAAGCGTGGCTTCGGCGCGGATCAGCGTTGCGAACACGCCGTGCGCCAGTCGCTTTGGTCCGCCATCGAGCAGCGGCAGCGCGGTCGCCACCACCGCGTGCGGCGGGGTTTCCAGCCGCAGCCATTGCGCCAGCATCATCCGCAGCACCATGCGCGGCTTGGCATCTGGCGGCAACGGCTTGGCAGTGGCGCTGTCGATCAGCGCGTCGAGATCGGGGAGCCAGCGCAAGACTTCGCTGGCCACGGCACGGGCGAGTGCACGATCGGCAAAACCGGGCAAGCCATTCGCCGCGCCGCCCGCCTGTTCCAGCGTCTCGCCCCGGCGCAGCACCGCGTCGAGCATCTTCAGCGCCGCCTTGCGCGCACCACTTCCGGGAATTTCTGACATGGGGCGGCCCTAGGGCCAGTTGCGTCGCAGCGCCAGAGCGTCCATGTGATGCAGGTCATGAGACGCGCCACGAAACGACCTGACGGCTTCACCAAGCCCGCCCACTGGACCACCGATCCCCCACCCGCCCCCGCGCCGGGCGAGGTGGACGAGGACCTCAGCCCCACCCGCTACGGCGACTGGGTGCACAAGGGCATTGCGATAGATTTCTAGCGCGGCGGATCATTCGCACCCGGCGCGGGACCGAAAATGCGTTCCCAGTCCACCCGCGCCAGCGCCACCAAGGCACCGATCATCACGATCTGGAAGGCGATTCCCCAGAAGCTGGTCAGGCTGTCGCGGAAGGCATCGCCCACCGACGAATGGGCGATTGCCTGCGCCGAGGCGGCGTAGATCGAATAGGACACCAGCCGCCCGCTGAAGAAGGCCAGCGTGAACCCGGTCAGCGGCACACCCGCCAGCCCGACTGCCGCGAACACTTGCGCCGAAGGCAGCGGCGACAGCGCGAACAGTGCCAGCCCCGCGATCCCGTGGCGCTTGCGACGCAGGAAGGCCGCGCGCACGGCGGCGAGATTGCGCTTCGTTTTCACAGATACGTAATTCGCCAGCAGCCGGAAGCCGTGCGCCAGCGCGAACCGCCCCAGCGCCGCCGCCAGTGCTCCGGTCATTACCACCCCCACCAGCGGCAGGTCCGTATTGATCCCGAACAGCACGATGATCGACCAGGTGGGCGGGCCGAATGCAGGCAGCAGGTTGATCGCGAATACCACCGCGAACAGGGTGAGGTAAGTGGTCAGCAGGTCGGGAATCAGATCCACCCGCCCAGTTCGCGCCGGACGATGGCTTCGAGCATGTCCATCCCCGGCTCACGCGCGTTGAGGCATTCGATCACCGCGAACTGCTCTCCGCCCGCGTGGATAAAGCTTTCGCGCCCCTGCATCGCCAGTTCCTCGAGCGTTTCGAGGCAATCGGCGGAGAAGCCCGGCGCCGCAATCGCGAGGCGCTTGGTGCCATTGGCACCTTCCTCCTCCAGCGTCGTATCGGTGGCCGGTTCGAGCCATTTGGCGGGGCCGAACCGGCTCTGGAAAGTGATGACGAAGCGCAGGTCGGGGTACTTTCCGGTCTGGCCCATCGCTTCTTCGAGCAGCCGCGCGGTCTTGCGGCAGTGGCAGTGGTAGGGATCGCCCAGACCTAATGTGCGCAGCGGCATCCCGTGGAAGCTCAGCAAGAGCACTTCGGGCACGAAGTCGAGCGCATCCAGTTGCCCGCCGATATCCCGCGCCAGTGCGGCGATATAAAGCGGATCGTCGTGGTAGGGCGGCATCGTGCGGGTGGCCGGCTGCCAACGCTGTTCGCGCAGCCAGTCCCCCAGCTTGTCCACCACCGTCGCCATCGTCGCCGCACAATATTGCGGATACATCGGCGCGATCAGGATGCGGTCGCAACCTGCGGCCATCATCGTATCCATCCGGTCCGGGATCGAGGGCTTGCCGTAGCGCATCGCCCAATCGACCAGCACGCTATCGCCGAAGCGGGGTTGCAACTTCTCCGCCTGCTCCGCCGTGATCGCGGCGAGCGGGGAGCCCTTGTCGGTCCAGACCTCGCGATAGGCGGCGGCGCTTTTCTTCGGGCGGGTGTTGAGAATGATACCGCGCAGGATCGGCTGCCAGATCAATTGCGGGATTTCGATCACGCGTTTGTCGGACAGGAATTCGGCCAGATACCGCCGCACCGCGCCCGTTTCCGCCGCATCGGGGGTGCCGAGATTGACCAGCAGCACGCCGATTCGCCCGCTCTTTACAGGGGGATGGTCGGCCGGAAGCCGCTGTTCATTCCAGGTCATGCGCCGCCCGATAGCAGCGGCAGGCGGCGAAGGCGAAGCCCTGTTGCACTGAAAAATGCATTGGCCACCGCCGGAGCCACCGGCGGCACCCCGATTTCACCCGGATCGAAGGGTTCGGCGGCGCTTTCGACCAGCTCCACCACGATCTCCGGGCAGTCCGCCAGCGTGGGCAGGCCGAGCGCAGAGAGCCGCTGATGGGTGGGCAGTCCGTCGGCATATTCGGTCGCGCTGCCGAGCGCCAGGCCGAGCCCGAACACCAGCCCGCCTTCGATCTGTTGCAAGGCAATGTCGCGGTTGACCACCCGCCCGATATCGACCGCCGCGAACAGCCGCCGCACCCGCACCCCGCCCTCGCCCGCCGCCGCCTGCGCTATCAGGGCAATCCGCCCGCTGGCCGTGCCAAAGTCCATCCGGTGGCAGGCAAGGCCCTGCCCGCTGCCGCGAATGCCGCCGTCCCATGCCGCTGCCCGCGCCGCACGCTGCAGCAGGTCGACCATCTGCGGGTCCTGCCCCAGCATGGCCACGCGGTAGGAGAGCGGCTCACGATTGTGGCGCAGCGCCACCTCGTCGATGAAGCTCTCGCGGAAAAAGCAGGTGTAGCCGTGCGCCCCGCCGCGCATCCGCGCGGTGGGCAGGGGCAGTCTGACGGGGACGTGCTGCACCACCATGTCCGGGATATTGTAACCGAGGGCAAAGCCTTCCACCGCCATGGGATCGGCCTGCCCCTCGACCTGCTCGATAGCCGCCCAGCTCACCTGGTTGGCAAACAGCCGACGGCCGAATTCGGGCATCGTCGGCGGGCAGGCGATCCGCGCGCGCATCGCGGCGATCGAGCCTTCCTGCATAAGCTCCGCACCCACCAGCGCCGCCACGGGCGCGCGGGGATAGCTGGCGGCGTGTTCCTGCCAGCGCGACCAGGTGAGCTGCACCGGCCTGCCCGCCTCGCGCGCCAGCAGCGCCACTTCTATGGCCGCCTGATTGTCCAACCGCCGATCGAAACTGCCGCCCGCCGCGACCGGATAGAGCACCACGTCCGCCGCTGACATTCCCAGCGCATCCGCCGCCGCTTCGCGCGCGGCTTCGGGCGTTTGCGTCGGCAGCCACAGTTCGAGCACCCCATCAGCCAGCCGCGCGGTGGCACTGGTCGTCTCCAGCGGGGCGTGCAGCGCCGGGGCGACATCGTAGCGGAGCGCAAACGTAGGCACGTATTCGGCATCGCCAGTGCCGCGGGTTTCAATGGAATGCGCTGCCCCGCGCCGCACCGCGTCGTCAAGCGCGGCGACCATGTCGGCACTGCCCACCGGCGCGGCGGTGGTAAAGAGCGGGGCGATTTTCTGGAGGGCCTGCTCCGCCGCCCACCAGTTGTCGGCAATCGCCGCCAGCCAGCGTTTGCCGCGCACCAGCTTGATCAGGCCCTGCTGCCCGCTGGCGAGGCTTTCGTCGAAGGATCCCAGTTCGGCCCTGTCCAGCGCGCCGTGGCGGATCGCGGCGAAGACCATGTCGGGCAGCCGCACGTCGGCGGCGAAGACGTGTCCGCCATCCACCTTGGAAGGCAAGTCGAGCCGGGGCCAGTCGAGCACCCGTTCGCCGTCTTCCGCCGCTTCGACAGGCGGCACACGATCCGCCGGCGCATCGGGGCGAAGGGGGGGCGGATCGGGCGCAGAGAAGCGCGCTGCATCCAGAACCAGTTCGGCAAAGCTGGCGCGGTTGGCATCATGGTAGATGAATCCGTTCTCCGCCCGGCACTGCTCCCAATCGACGCCCCAACGCTCCGCCGCCGCCATCGCCAGCATCGCCCGCGCGCTCGCCCCGGCGTGGCGGCAGGCCCCTTCATAAGCCGCAAGCGAAGTGCCCAGCGCGGTGACGGTAAACCGGTTGTCCTGCGCCCAGCGCGCCAGCAGCAGGTCGTCCGTCTCGTCATTCAGCGAAGGTGCCAACGGTTGGCGCAGGGCGGACCAGTGCGCGGCGAGCGGGAGATTGGCATAGGCCCCGCTCACTGGTGCAGGCTCCACCGCCACCTGCCGCCAGTCCGCGCCCAGTTCCATCGCGACGATCTGCGGCAGCAGGGTAGTGATCCCCTGCCCCATCTCGAGCTGCGGCACCGCCACCGTCACCACCCCGTCGCTGGCGATCTTGAGCCAGGCGTCGAAGGCGATTTCGCCGGGGCCGGGTTCGAGCGGGTTGTCAAAGTTGCGCGGCATCAGGTTCCACGCGACCAGCAGGCCGCCGCCAAGCGCCGCCCCTGCCAATACGCCGCGCCGCGAGATTTTCACCCGGCGGTCTCCAGCCAGTCCTTCAGCCGGGCGGCAATGTCAGCGAACGGCTGGCCGAGCCCGCCGTCATTTGCGGCTGGCGGCTGGCCGGTATCGCTGGCCACGCGGATTTCCAGCGCAAGCGGGATGCGCCCGAGGAAGGGTACGCCGATGGCCCGCGCCGCAGCTTCCACTCCGCCGTTGCCGAACGGATCGCTCGCCTCACCGCAATGCGGGCAAGTGTAGCCCGCCATGTTCTCCACCATACCCACCACCGGCACACCGGCCTGGGCAAACAGGTCCATCGCCCGGGTCGCGTCGATCAGCGCCAGATCCTGCGGCGTGGAAACGATCACTGCGCCAGCGGGCTTGAATTTCTGCAGCATGGTCAGCTGCACGTCGCCGGTACCCGGCGGCAGATCGACCAGCAGCAGCTCCGCATCGCCCCAATCCGCATCCATCAATTGGGAAAGTGCCTGCCCCACCATCGGCCCACGCCAGGCGATCGCCTTGCCGGGTTCAATGAGCTGTCCCATCGAGACGAAACGCACGCCGAATTCGCTTTCGTGCGGGATCAGCAATTTGCCGTCCGAGCGCAGCTTGCTGCCTCCGGCGTCGAGCAACATCCCCTGCGAAGGGCCATAGATGTCGGCATCGACCACGCCGACTTTCATTCCTATCCGCGCCAGCGCCACTGCGAGATTGGCGGTGAGCGTGGACTTGCCCACTCCTCCCTTCCCCGATCCTACCGCGATGATCCGACGCTTCGGCCGCTCCCCCATCAGCGCCACGCGCACTTCGGTAACGCCTTCGACGGCAGCCACTGCCGCTTCCAGCTCGCGCTGCAATTGTGCGGAGGCCGAGCGGCCCAGCGTGCCGGCATCGGCCACCAGCGTCGCCACCCCGCCTCTCAGCGAAACCGAACGAACGAGGCCCGAAAGCTCGGCAGGAATGGCGCGGCGGATTGTTTCGTCATTGCTCATCGCTGGCCCTGCTAGCGGTTCGGATAGGCGCGGTCAGCAATTTTGCAGATGCAAGCCCCTGTTTTTTGCCTGCGGGCAACCTATACAGGATGGCATGGAACGTTTGGGCGGATTTATCGAGAGTATCGGGCTGGCTATGGCCGGCAAGCGCAATCCCTGGGGCAAGCCCTCCGGCGACGGCGGATCAGGCAGTGGGGGAGACGGAGGCGATGACGGCGGGGAAACACCCGGCGACGGCACTCCCCCTTCTCCCGGCGGCGACGGTCCGCGAAACCCCTGGCTGCCCGGCGGCGGTTCAGGAGAACGCCCGCGACGTTCGGCCAATATCGAGGATATTTTCCGCAGCCGCGGCCCCGAAGGCCCGCGCCGCGGCGGAGGCGGTGGTCCTCGCGGTCCCAATTTCAGGATCCCCCAACGCCCCGGTGGCAAGAGCTGGTTTCCCATCGCCATCGCGGCAATCGTGGGCGTGTGGATTTTCGCCACTTCGTTCCATTTCATCCAGCCGCGCGAACAGGGTGTGGCCATGTGGCTCGGCGGGCAGTATTCCCGCACGCTCAATCCCGGTACCGAAATTACCGCGCCCTGGCCGATCCAGACGGTGACGGTGATGGATGTGAGCGAAATCCGGCTGGAGCCGATCGACAACGAAGGCGGCAACCTCATCCTGACGGGCGATCAGAACCTTGTTGACCTGAGCTATATCATCCGCTGGAATATCAACGACATCGTCCAGTACCAGTTCGAGCTGGCGGACCCCGAAGAAACCGTGCGCGAAGTGGCCGAATCGGCGATGCGTGAGTCTATTGCCGAAACCGATCTCGATGCGGTGCTGTCCGGCGAAGGCCGGGCGCAGGTCGAAGCGCGGGTGCGCGAGCGGATGCAGACAATCCTCGATGCCTACGGGGCGGGGATTGCGGTGCAGGGCGTGGAAATCGCCCGGACCGAAGCGCCCGAAGAAGTGATCGAGGCTTTCAACGACGTGCTGGCGGCGCGGCAGGATGCCGAGCGGCTGATGAACGACGCGCGCCGATACGAACAGCAATTGCTGGCAACCGCCCAGGGTAGCGCGGCGGAATTCAACGAGATTTTCGAGCAGTACCAACTCGCGCCCGAAGTTACCCGGCGCAGGCTCTATTATGAGACCATGGAAAGCGTGCTGCGCGGTACCGACAAGACGATTGTCGAAGGCGACAATGTGACGCCTTACCTGCCGCTGCCCGAAGTGCGTCGCCGTGCGCAGAATTCGCCCTCGCTGACCGTCACCCCGCAGGAAGGCCAGTAACATGGAAGCGATCTGGCAGAACCACAAGGCATCGATCATCGCGATCATCGCGCTGGTCGTCGCTGCGCTCAGCTTCACCGTCATCATTCCCGAAACCCACCAAGCGGTGAAAATCCGCACGGGTAATCCGATCGCGGTTATCAACCGTTTCGATCCCGGACAGCCCTATGGCACCACTGCTGGCGTGTGGTGGCGTATCCCGATCGTCGAACGGATCCAGATGGTCGACCGGCGCATTCTCGATCTCGATATGGAAAACGAGACCGTGCTTTCGCGCGACCAGCAACGGCTGGAGGTCAACGCCTACGCCCGTTACCGCATCTACGATCCGGTCAGGTTCGTGCAAAGCGCGGGCAGCGAGGAA includes the following:
- a CDS encoding xanthine dehydrogenase family protein molybdopterin-binding subunit, with the translated sequence MKISRRGVLAGAALGGGLLVAWNLMPRNFDNPLEPGPGEIAFDAWLKIASDGVVTVAVPQLEMGQGITTLLPQIVAMELGADWRQVAVEPAPVSGAYANLPLAAHWSALRQPLAPSLNDETDDLLLARWAQDNRFTVTALGTSLAAYEGACRHAGASARAMLAMAAAERWGVDWEQCRAENGFIYHDANRASFAELVLDAARFSAPDPPPLRPDAPADRVPPVEAAEDGERVLDWPRLDLPSKVDGGHVFAADVRLPDMVFAAIRHGALDRAELGSFDESLASGQQGLIKLVRGKRWLAAIADNWWAAEQALQKIAPLFTTAAPVGSADMVAALDDAVRRGAAHSIETRGTGDAEYVPTFALRYDVAPALHAPLETTSATARLADGVLELWLPTQTPEAAREAAADALGMSAADVVLYPVAAGGSFDRRLDNQAAIEVALLAREAGRPVQLTWSRWQEHAASYPRAPVAALVGAELMQEGSIAAMRARIACPPTMPEFGRRLFANQVSWAAIEQVEGQADPMAVEGFALGYNIPDMVVQHVPVRLPLPTARMRGGAHGYTCFFRESFIDEVALRHNREPLSYRVAMLGQDPQMVDLLQRAARAAAWDGGIRGSGQGLACHRMDFGTASGRIALIAQAAAGEGGVRVRRLFAAVDIGRVVNRDIALQQIEGGLVFGLGLALGSATEYADGLPTHQRLSALGLPTLADCPEIVVELVESAAEPFDPGEIGVPPVAPAVANAFFSATGLRLRRLPLLSGGA
- a CDS encoding Mrp/NBP35 family ATP-binding protein → MSNDETIRRAIPAELSGLVRSVSLRGGVATLVADAGTLGRSASAQLQRELEAAVAAVEGVTEVRVALMGERPKRRIIAVGSGKGGVGKSTLTANLAVALARIGMKVGVVDADIYGPSQGMLLDAGGSKLRSDGKLLIPHESEFGVRFVSMGQLIEPGKAIAWRGPMVGQALSQLMDADWGDAELLLVDLPPGTGDVQLTMLQKFKPAGAVIVSTPQDLALIDATRAMDLFAQAGVPVVGMVENMAGYTCPHCGEASDPFGNGGVEAAARAIGVPFLGRIPLALEIRVASDTGQPPAANDGGLGQPFADIAARLKDWLETAG
- a CDS encoding protease modulator HflK; protein product: MAGKRNPWGKPSGDGGSGSGGDGGDDGGETPGDGTPPSPGGDGPRNPWLPGGGSGERPRRSANIEDIFRSRGPEGPRRGGGGGPRGPNFRIPQRPGGKSWFPIAIAAIVGVWIFATSFHFIQPREQGVAMWLGGQYSRTLNPGTEITAPWPIQTVTVMDVSEIRLEPIDNEGGNLILTGDQNLVDLSYIIRWNINDIVQYQFELADPEETVREVAESAMRESIAETDLDAVLSGEGRAQVEARVRERMQTILDAYGAGIAVQGVEIARTEAPEEVIEAFNDVLAARQDAERLMNDARRYEQQLLATAQGSAAEFNEIFEQYQLAPEVTRRRLYYETMESVLRGTDKTIVEGDNVTPYLPLPEVRRRAQNSPSLTVTPQEGQ